A genome region from Thermococcus gorgonarius includes the following:
- the glpK gene encoding glycerol kinase GlpK gives MERYILSLDEGTTSARAIIFDRESNIHGIGQYEFPQHYPRPGWVEHNPEEIWEAQMRAIKTAIEHAKIEPNQIAAIGVTNQRETTIVWDKSGRPLYNAIVWQCRRTAEMVEEIKREYGNPIKEKTGLVPDAYFSASKLKWLLDNVPGLRKKAEKGEVLFGTVDTFLIYRLTGEHVTDYSNASRTMLFNIKKLDWDEELLELFDIPEEVLPEVRESSEVYGYTKKELLGAEIPVSGDAGDQQAALFGQAAFETGMVKATYGTGSFILANTGKMVRYSENLLTTIAWGLKGKVSYALEGSIFVTGAAVQWLRDGIKIIKNAAETEELATKLESNEGVYFVPAFVGLGAPYWDQFARGLIIGITRSTGREHLARATLEAIAYLTRDVIEEMEKLVGIKELRVDGGATSNDFLMQFQADILNRRVIRPVVKETTALGAAYLAGLAVDYWGGLDEIKSLWKVEKVFEPKMDEETRERLYRSWKEAVKRAMGWAKVVGS, from the coding sequence ATGGAGCGCTACATACTCTCACTTGACGAGGGGACAACTTCTGCTAGGGCAATAATCTTCGACAGGGAGAGCAACATACACGGCATCGGCCAGTACGAATTCCCGCAACACTATCCGAGGCCCGGCTGGGTGGAGCACAACCCAGAAGAAATCTGGGAAGCTCAGATGAGGGCAATAAAAACCGCCATTGAGCACGCTAAAATAGAGCCGAACCAGATAGCCGCCATTGGAGTAACCAACCAGCGCGAGACAACGATTGTGTGGGACAAGAGTGGAAGACCACTCTACAACGCGATAGTCTGGCAGTGCAGGAGAACGGCTGAAATGGTCGAGGAGATAAAGCGCGAATATGGAAACCCCATTAAGGAGAAGACCGGCCTCGTTCCTGATGCATACTTCTCGGCGAGCAAGCTCAAGTGGCTCCTCGACAACGTTCCCGGCCTGAGGAAGAAGGCTGAAAAGGGCGAGGTTCTCTTCGGAACTGTGGATACCTTCCTCATCTACCGCCTCACGGGGGAGCACGTTACCGACTACTCCAACGCCTCAAGGACGATGCTCTTTAACATCAAGAAACTCGACTGGGATGAGGAGCTTCTCGAGCTGTTTGATATTCCTGAGGAGGTTCTTCCTGAAGTCAGGGAGTCTAGCGAGGTCTACGGCTACACCAAGAAAGAACTCCTCGGTGCAGAAATCCCGGTAAGCGGAGACGCCGGCGACCAGCAGGCGGCTCTATTTGGCCAGGCGGCCTTTGAGACTGGAATGGTGAAGGCCACCTATGGGACGGGGAGCTTTATCCTGGCCAACACGGGCAAGATGGTGCGCTACTCGGAGAACCTGCTCACCACCATCGCATGGGGTCTCAAAGGGAAGGTCAGCTACGCCCTTGAGGGGAGCATCTTCGTAACCGGCGCCGCTGTCCAGTGGCTCCGCGATGGGATAAAGATCATCAAGAATGCCGCCGAAACTGAAGAGCTTGCCACCAAACTTGAGAGCAATGAGGGAGTTTACTTTGTGCCGGCCTTCGTCGGTCTCGGTGCGCCGTACTGGGACCAGTTCGCGCGCGGGCTGATAATAGGGATAACGCGCAGTACCGGCAGGGAGCACCTCGCGAGGGCAACACTAGAGGCGATAGCATACCTTACGAGAGACGTCATTGAAGAAATGGAGAAGCTCGTTGGAATCAAGGAGCTCCGCGTTGACGGGGGAGCGACTTCAAATGACTTCCTCATGCAGTTCCAGGCAGACATCTTGAACAGAAGGGTCATCAGACCCGTCGTGAAGGAGACCACCGCCCTCGGGGCGGCATATCTGGCAGGCCTCGCAGTCGACTACTGGGGCGGCCTCGACGAGATAAAGAGCCTCTGGAAGGTAGAGAAAGTCTTTGAGCCTAAGATGGACGAAGAAACCAGGGAGAGGCTCTACCGTAGCTGGAAGGAGGCAGTGAAGAGGGCGATGGGCTGGGCGAAGGTCGTTGGTTCTTGA